A window from Zonotrichia albicollis isolate bZonAlb1 chromosome 8, bZonAlb1.hap1, whole genome shotgun sequence encodes these proteins:
- the TOR3A gene encoding torsin-3A, producing MGPAGLPAPRGLGCFVLVLLLLLGGSGSPGTTPPPRAPWAEEQGAVPEGAPWGRVRYEAVKKHLGALSKHYWQYLACKVWQEGCEEEEKQQGEREASPIPGWGFPLVGQDYLEILSAWYCSFGKCCETGDCRIINNITGLEAELNGQLHGQHLAKAVVLRAVQGFLQSPRPPKALVLSFHGWSGTGKNFVARMVATHLFRDGLRSDCVRVFVSLLHFPHHNYVDSYKAQLQRQISETLQRCRQALLIFDEAEKLHSNLLDAITPFMAQRTHKGQADQQRSIFLFLSNLGGNTINEVALEFWRAGRAREEIPLELLEQRLRLELQEAAENSYAHRQLLREKLIDFVVPFLPLEYQHVRLCARDAFLARGLPYTEATLDQVAQMMVFVPKEEKLFSAQGCKSVPQRINYFLP from the exons ATGGGCCCGGCCGGGCTCCCGGCCCCCCGCGGGCTCGGCTGctttgtgctggtgctgctgctgctcctgggcgGCTCGGGCAGCCCCGGGACAACGCCACCGCCCCGGGCGCcctgggcagaggagcagggagccGTCCCGGAGGGGGCACCGTGGGGCAGGGTGAGGTACGAAGCCGTGAAGAAGCATCTGGGAGCTCTCTCCAAGCACTACTGGCAGTACCTGGCGTGCAAGGTGTGGCAGGAGGGCtgcgaggaggaggagaagcagcaaGGAGAACGAGAGGCCAGTCCCATCCCGG GCTGGGGCTTTCCTCTGGTGGGCCAGGACTACCTGGAGATCCTCTCTGCCTGGTACTGCAGCTTCGGCAAGTGCTGTGAGACAGGAGACTGCAGGATCATCAACAACATCACAG ggctggaggcagagcTCAATGGGCAGCTGCACGGGCAGCACCTGGCCAAGGCCGTGGTGCTGCGGGCGGTGCAGGGCTTCCTGCAGAGCCCACGGCCCCCCAAGGCTCTGGTGCTGTCCTTCCACGGCTGGTCTGGCACGGGGAAGAACTTTGTGGCTCGCATGGTGGCCACTCACCTGTTCCGGGACGGGCTGAGGAGTGACTGTGTCAGGGTGTTCGTGTCCCTGCTCCACTTCCCACACCACAACTACGTGGACTCCTACAAG gcccagctgCAGAGGCAGATCAGCGAGACCCTGCAGCGCTGCAGGCAGGCCCTGCTCATCTTCGACGAGGCCGAGAAGCTGCACTCCAACCTCCTGGATGCCATCACACCCTTCATGGCTCAGCGCACCCACAAGGGCCAGGCAGATCAGCAGAGAtccatcttcctcttcctcag CAATCTTGGTGGCAACACCATCAATGAGGTGGCCCTGGAGTTCTGGCGAGCCGGGCGGGCGCGGGAGGAGAttcccctggagctgctggagcagcggctgcgcctggagctgcaggaggctgcag AGAACAGCTATgcccacaggcagctcctcagggagaAGCTGATCGATTTCGTGGTGCCGTTCCTGCCCCTGGAGTACCAGCACGTCAGGCTCTGTGCACGGGACGCCTTCCTGGCCCGGGGCCTTCCCTACACCGAGGCAACGCTCGACCAGGTGGCCCAGATGATGGTGTTTGTCCCCAAAGAGGAGAAGCTTTTCTCTGCACAGGGCTGCAAATCCGTGCCCCAGCGCATCAATTACTTCCTTCCTTGA
- the ABL2 gene encoding tyrosine-protein kinase ABL2 isoform X2 produces MSVGTVLFQSSSYGKEGRLLCCLSEGTSEPTVRFTEALHRPYGCDAEPQALNEAIRWSSKENLLGATESDPNLFVALYDFVASGDNTLSITKGEKLRVLGYNQNGEWSEVRSKNGQGWVPSNYITPVNSLEKHSWYHGPVSRSAAEYLLSSLINGSFLVRESESSPGQLSISLRYEGRVYHYRINTTSDGKVYVTAESRFSTLAELVHHHSTVADGLVTTLHYPAPKCNKPTVYGVSPIHDKWEMERTDITMKHKLGGGQYGEVYVGVWKKYNLTVAVKTLKEDTMEVEEFLKEAAVMKEIKHPNLVQLLGVCTLEPPFYIVTEYMPYGNLLDYLRECNREEVSAVVLLYMATQISSAMEYLEKKNFIHRDLAARNCLVGENHVVKVADFGLSRLMTGDTYTAHAGAKFPIKWTAPESLAYNTFSIKSDVWAFGVLLWEIATYGMSPYPGIDLSQVYDLLEKGYRMEQPEGCPPKVYELMRACWKWNPPDRPSFAETHQAFETMFHDSSISEEVAEELGRTASSSSIVPYLPRLPMLPSKTRTLKKQAENKENIEGAQDTVEHSASSSAPGFIRSTQPAGGSPALPRKQRDKSPSSLLEDAKETTFTRDRKGGFFSSFMKKRNAPTPPKRSSSFREMENQPHKKYELTGNFSSVASLQHVDGFSFAPAPQDTSLAPPKCYGGGFVQRTFYGEEGTGPSSAGAVSTGGGWSGITGFFTPRLIKKTLGLRAGKPTGNEEASKPFPRSNSTSSMSSGLPEQDRMAMTLPRNSQRSKIQLERTVSTSSQPDESTERAGDLIAKRFEEGPALTRERPKAKLLPRGATALPFRTPSALEEKEGPGLVAVPKGKEKTSGPRQGALEDGERPGWSSPVKAAAILPTTHNHKVPVLISPTLKHTPADVQLIGTDSQGNKFKLLSEHQVTSSGDRDRPRRVKPKCAPPPPPVMRLLQQPAACSDAAEEPSSAAGAQHGLEPSEGSKKAAAAAAPVGGKSGRPVMPPPQVPPSTSSTSPVKMANGTAGAKVALRKTKQAAEKIPADKISKEALLECADLLSSAIAEPTPNSQLVDTGHQLLDYCSGYVDCIPHTRNKFAFREAVSKLELSLQELQVSSTAAGVHGANPVLNNLLSCVQEISDVVQR; encoded by the exons GTGAGAAGTTGCGAGTCCTGGGTTACAACCAGAATGGTGAATGGAGTGAGGTACGTTCCAAGaacgggcagggctgggttccAAGCAACTACATCACGCCAGtgaacagcctggagaagcACTCGTGGTACCACGGGCCTGTGTCCCGCAGCGCCGCCGAGTacctgctcagcagcctcatcaatGGCAGCTTCCTGGTGCGCGAGAGCGAGAGCAGCCCGGGCCAGCTGTCCATCTCGCTCAGGTACGAGGGACGTGTGTACCACTACAGGATCAACACCACCTCAGACGGCAAG GTCTATGTGACAGCAGAAAGCCGTTTCAGCACgctggcagagctggtgcaCCATCACTCCACGGTGGCAGATGGCCTGGTGACAACCCTGCATTACCCAGCCCCCAAGTGCAATAAGCCCACGGTGTACGGGGTGTCCCCCATCCACGACAAGTGGGAGATGGAGCGCACCGACATCACCATGAAGCACAAGCTCGGGGGAGGGCAGTATGGAGAGGTCTACGTGGGGGTCTGGAAGAAATACAATCTCACAGTGGCTGTGAAAACGTTAAAG GAAGATACCATGGAGGTGGAAGAGTTCTTGAAGGAAGCTGCTGTGATGAAGGAGATCAAGCACCCAAATCTAGTGCAGTTGTTAG gtgtGTGCACCCTGGAGCCCCCGTTCTACATCGTGACGGAGTACATGCCCTACGGGAACCTGCTGGACTACCTGCGCGAGTGCAACCGCGAGGAGGTCAGCGCCGTCGTGCTGCTCTACATGGCCACCCAGATCTCCTCTGCCATGGAGTACCTGGAGAAGAAGAACTTCATCCACAG GGACCTGGCAGCACGGAACTGCTTGGTTGGAGAAAACCACGTGGTGAAGGTGGCTGACTTTGGCCTGAGCCGACTCATGACTGGTGATACCTACACAGCCCATGCTGGGGCCAAGTTCCCAATCAAATGGACAGCTCCTGAGAGCCTGGCCTACAACACCTTTTCAATCAAATCAGATGTGTGGG CCTTTGGGGTGCTGTTATGGGAAATTGCTACCTATGGGATGTCACCATACCCAGGCATTGACCTGTCTCAGGTGTATGATCTGCTGGAAAAGGGCTATCggatggagcagccagaggggtgCCCTCCCAAGGTGTATGAGCTGATGAGGGCAT GCTGGAAGTGGAACCCACCAGACCGACCTTCCTTTGCTGAGACCCACCAGGCCTTTGAAACCATGTTCCACGACTCGAGCATCTCAGAGG AGGTAGCAGAGGAGCTTGGAAGAACGGCCTCATCCTCATCCATAGTTCCTTACCTGCCCCGCTTACCCATGCTCCCCTCCAAGACAAGGACCCTGAAGAAGCAGGCAGAGAACAAGGAGAACATTGAGGGAGCACAGGACACTGTGGAGCACTCAGCatccagctcagcaccag GTTTCATCAGAAGCACACAGCCAGCAGGCGGGTCCCCCGCGCTGCCCCGCAAGCAGAGGGACAAGTCCCCCAGCAGCCTCCTGGAGGATGCCAAAGAGACCACGTTCACCAGGGACAGGAAAGGGGGCTTCTTCAGCTCCTTCATGAAGAAGAGGAACGCTCCCACGCCTCCCAAGCGCAGCAGCTCCTTCCGGGAGATGGAGAACCAGCCCCACAAGAAATACGAGCTGACGGGTAACTTTTCCTCTGTGGCCTCCTTGCAGCACGTGGACGGGTTCTCCTTTGCTCCAGCACCGCAGGACACGAGCCTGGCTCCCCCCAAGTGCTACGGAGGGGGCTTTGTGCAGAGAACCTTCTACGGCGAGGAGGGCACTgggcccagcagtgctggggctgtgagcaCTGGCGGAGGGTGGTCGGGCATCACTGGCTTCTTCACGCCACGCTTGATTAAAAAGACGCTGGGTTTGCGAGCAGGAAAACCCACAGGCAATGAAGAAGCTTCAAAGCCTTTTCCAAGGTCAAACTCTACATCTTCCATGTCCtcagggcttccagagcaggatAGGATGGCAATGACCCTTCCCAGAAATTCCCAGAGGTCAAAAATTCAGCTGGAACGGACTGTGTCCACCTCCTCCCAGCCCGATGAGAGCACAGAGAGGGCCGGTGACCTGATTGCCAAAAGGTTTGAAGAAGGCCCTGCTTTGACCAGAGAGAGACCAAAAGCAAAGCTCTTGCCAAGGGGTGCCACAGCGCTCCCTTTTCGAACTCCCTCCGCGTTGGAAGAAAAGGAGGGTCCGGGGCTGGTGGCAGTTCCTAAGGGCAAGGAAAAAACCAGCGGCCCACGACAAGGGGCCCTTGAGGATGGCGAGAGGCCGGGGTGGTCATCTCCGGTAAAGGCTGCAGCAATACTTCCAACCACTCATAACCACAAAGTGCCAGTCCTAATCTCACCCACTCTAAAACACACTCCAGCAGACGTGCAGCTCATTGGCACAGACTCTCAGGGTAATAAATTTAAGCTCTTATCTGAGCATCAGGTCACTTCTTCCGGCGACAGGGACCGGCCCAGACGGGTAAAACCAAAGTGTGCTCCACCTCCGCCACCGGTGATGCGGCTCCTCCAGCAGCCGGCTGCCTGCTCGGACGCGGCAGAAGAGCCGAGCAGCGCGGCGGGAGCGCAGCACGGACTGGAACCCAGCGAAGGGAGtaagaaggcagcagcagcagcagcacctgtcgGTGGAAAATCCGGGAGGCCCGTGATGCCTCCGCCCCAAGTGCCTCCGTCAACGTCTTCCACCTCCCCAGTGAAAATGGCCAACGGCACGGCCGGCGCCAAGGTGGCGCTGAGAAAGACCAAGCAGGCGGCCGAGAAAATCCCCGCAGACAAGATCAGCAAGGAGGCGCTGCTGGAGTGCGCCGATCTCCTGTCCAGCGCCATCGCCGAGCCCACGCCCAACAGCCAGCTGGTGGACACGGGGCACCAGCTGCTGGATTACTGCTCAGGCTACGTGGACTGCATCCCCCACACGCGCAACAAATTCGCCTTCCGGGAAGCCGTGAGCAAACTGGAACtgagcctgcaggagctgcaggtgtcCTCGACGGCCGCTGGAGTCCACGGGGCGAACCCCGTCCTTAATAACTTATTGTCATGTGTCCAAGAAATCAGTGATGTGGTGCAAAGGTAG
- the ABL2 gene encoding tyrosine-protein kinase ABL2 isoform X3, whose product MYWKLKLYQLTWGALPSEYPPQEALHRPYGCDAEPQALNEAIRWSSKENLLGATESDPNLFVALYDFVASGDNTLSITKGEKLRVLGYNQNGEWSEVRSKNGQGWVPSNYITPVNSLEKHSWYHGPVSRSAAEYLLSSLINGSFLVRESESSPGQLSISLRYEGRVYHYRINTTSDGKVYVTAESRFSTLAELVHHHSTVADGLVTTLHYPAPKCNKPTVYGVSPIHDKWEMERTDITMKHKLGGGQYGEVYVGVWKKYNLTVAVKTLKEDTMEVEEFLKEAAVMKEIKHPNLVQLLGVCTLEPPFYIVTEYMPYGNLLDYLRECNREEVSAVVLLYMATQISSAMEYLEKKNFIHRDLAARNCLVGENHVVKVADFGLSRLMTGDTYTAHAGAKFPIKWTAPESLAYNTFSIKSDVWAFGVLLWEIATYGMSPYPGIDLSQVYDLLEKGYRMEQPEGCPPKVYELMRACWKWNPPDRPSFAETHQAFETMFHDSSISEEVAEELGRTASSSSIVPYLPRLPMLPSKTRTLKKQAENKENIEGAQDTVEHSASSSAPGFIRSTQPAGGSPALPRKQRDKSPSSLLEDAKETTFTRDRKGGFFSSFMKKRNAPTPPKRSSSFREMENQPHKKYELTGNFSSVASLQHVDGFSFAPAPQDTSLAPPKCYGGGFVQRTFYGEEGTGPSSAGAVSTGGGWSGITGFFTPRLIKKTLGLRAGKPTGNEEASKPFPRSNSTSSMSSGLPEQDRMAMTLPRNSQRSKIQLERTVSTSSQPDESTERAGDLIAKRFEEGPALTRERPKAKLLPRGATALPFRTPSALEEKEGPGLVAVPKGKEKTSGPRQGALEDGERPGWSSPVKAAAILPTTHNHKVPVLISPTLKHTPADVQLIGTDSQGNKFKLLSEHQVTSSGDRDRPRRVKPKCAPPPPPVMRLLQQPAACSDAAEEPSSAAGAQHGLEPSEGSKKAAAAAAPVGGKSGRPVMPPPQVPPSTSSTSPVKMANGTAGAKVALRKTKQAAEKIPADKISKEALLECADLLSSAIAEPTPNSQLVDTGHQLLDYCSGYVDCIPHTRNKFAFREAVSKLELSLQELQVSSTAAGVHGANPVLNNLLSCVQEISDVVQR is encoded by the exons GTGAGAAGTTGCGAGTCCTGGGTTACAACCAGAATGGTGAATGGAGTGAGGTACGTTCCAAGaacgggcagggctgggttccAAGCAACTACATCACGCCAGtgaacagcctggagaagcACTCGTGGTACCACGGGCCTGTGTCCCGCAGCGCCGCCGAGTacctgctcagcagcctcatcaatGGCAGCTTCCTGGTGCGCGAGAGCGAGAGCAGCCCGGGCCAGCTGTCCATCTCGCTCAGGTACGAGGGACGTGTGTACCACTACAGGATCAACACCACCTCAGACGGCAAG GTCTATGTGACAGCAGAAAGCCGTTTCAGCACgctggcagagctggtgcaCCATCACTCCACGGTGGCAGATGGCCTGGTGACAACCCTGCATTACCCAGCCCCCAAGTGCAATAAGCCCACGGTGTACGGGGTGTCCCCCATCCACGACAAGTGGGAGATGGAGCGCACCGACATCACCATGAAGCACAAGCTCGGGGGAGGGCAGTATGGAGAGGTCTACGTGGGGGTCTGGAAGAAATACAATCTCACAGTGGCTGTGAAAACGTTAAAG GAAGATACCATGGAGGTGGAAGAGTTCTTGAAGGAAGCTGCTGTGATGAAGGAGATCAAGCACCCAAATCTAGTGCAGTTGTTAG gtgtGTGCACCCTGGAGCCCCCGTTCTACATCGTGACGGAGTACATGCCCTACGGGAACCTGCTGGACTACCTGCGCGAGTGCAACCGCGAGGAGGTCAGCGCCGTCGTGCTGCTCTACATGGCCACCCAGATCTCCTCTGCCATGGAGTACCTGGAGAAGAAGAACTTCATCCACAG GGACCTGGCAGCACGGAACTGCTTGGTTGGAGAAAACCACGTGGTGAAGGTGGCTGACTTTGGCCTGAGCCGACTCATGACTGGTGATACCTACACAGCCCATGCTGGGGCCAAGTTCCCAATCAAATGGACAGCTCCTGAGAGCCTGGCCTACAACACCTTTTCAATCAAATCAGATGTGTGGG CCTTTGGGGTGCTGTTATGGGAAATTGCTACCTATGGGATGTCACCATACCCAGGCATTGACCTGTCTCAGGTGTATGATCTGCTGGAAAAGGGCTATCggatggagcagccagaggggtgCCCTCCCAAGGTGTATGAGCTGATGAGGGCAT GCTGGAAGTGGAACCCACCAGACCGACCTTCCTTTGCTGAGACCCACCAGGCCTTTGAAACCATGTTCCACGACTCGAGCATCTCAGAGG AGGTAGCAGAGGAGCTTGGAAGAACGGCCTCATCCTCATCCATAGTTCCTTACCTGCCCCGCTTACCCATGCTCCCCTCCAAGACAAGGACCCTGAAGAAGCAGGCAGAGAACAAGGAGAACATTGAGGGAGCACAGGACACTGTGGAGCACTCAGCatccagctcagcaccag GTTTCATCAGAAGCACACAGCCAGCAGGCGGGTCCCCCGCGCTGCCCCGCAAGCAGAGGGACAAGTCCCCCAGCAGCCTCCTGGAGGATGCCAAAGAGACCACGTTCACCAGGGACAGGAAAGGGGGCTTCTTCAGCTCCTTCATGAAGAAGAGGAACGCTCCCACGCCTCCCAAGCGCAGCAGCTCCTTCCGGGAGATGGAGAACCAGCCCCACAAGAAATACGAGCTGACGGGTAACTTTTCCTCTGTGGCCTCCTTGCAGCACGTGGACGGGTTCTCCTTTGCTCCAGCACCGCAGGACACGAGCCTGGCTCCCCCCAAGTGCTACGGAGGGGGCTTTGTGCAGAGAACCTTCTACGGCGAGGAGGGCACTgggcccagcagtgctggggctgtgagcaCTGGCGGAGGGTGGTCGGGCATCACTGGCTTCTTCACGCCACGCTTGATTAAAAAGACGCTGGGTTTGCGAGCAGGAAAACCCACAGGCAATGAAGAAGCTTCAAAGCCTTTTCCAAGGTCAAACTCTACATCTTCCATGTCCtcagggcttccagagcaggatAGGATGGCAATGACCCTTCCCAGAAATTCCCAGAGGTCAAAAATTCAGCTGGAACGGACTGTGTCCACCTCCTCCCAGCCCGATGAGAGCACAGAGAGGGCCGGTGACCTGATTGCCAAAAGGTTTGAAGAAGGCCCTGCTTTGACCAGAGAGAGACCAAAAGCAAAGCTCTTGCCAAGGGGTGCCACAGCGCTCCCTTTTCGAACTCCCTCCGCGTTGGAAGAAAAGGAGGGTCCGGGGCTGGTGGCAGTTCCTAAGGGCAAGGAAAAAACCAGCGGCCCACGACAAGGGGCCCTTGAGGATGGCGAGAGGCCGGGGTGGTCATCTCCGGTAAAGGCTGCAGCAATACTTCCAACCACTCATAACCACAAAGTGCCAGTCCTAATCTCACCCACTCTAAAACACACTCCAGCAGACGTGCAGCTCATTGGCACAGACTCTCAGGGTAATAAATTTAAGCTCTTATCTGAGCATCAGGTCACTTCTTCCGGCGACAGGGACCGGCCCAGACGGGTAAAACCAAAGTGTGCTCCACCTCCGCCACCGGTGATGCGGCTCCTCCAGCAGCCGGCTGCCTGCTCGGACGCGGCAGAAGAGCCGAGCAGCGCGGCGGGAGCGCAGCACGGACTGGAACCCAGCGAAGGGAGtaagaaggcagcagcagcagcagcacctgtcgGTGGAAAATCCGGGAGGCCCGTGATGCCTCCGCCCCAAGTGCCTCCGTCAACGTCTTCCACCTCCCCAGTGAAAATGGCCAACGGCACGGCCGGCGCCAAGGTGGCGCTGAGAAAGACCAAGCAGGCGGCCGAGAAAATCCCCGCAGACAAGATCAGCAAGGAGGCGCTGCTGGAGTGCGCCGATCTCCTGTCCAGCGCCATCGCCGAGCCCACGCCCAACAGCCAGCTGGTGGACACGGGGCACCAGCTGCTGGATTACTGCTCAGGCTACGTGGACTGCATCCCCCACACGCGCAACAAATTCGCCTTCCGGGAAGCCGTGAGCAAACTGGAACtgagcctgcaggagctgcaggtgtcCTCGACGGCCGCTGGAGTCCACGGGGCGAACCCCGTCCTTAATAACTTATTGTCATGTGTCCAAGAAATCAGTGATGTGGTGCAAAGGTAG